The Amycolatopsis nigrescens CSC17Ta-90 genomic interval CACGGACAGCTCCTGCGGCGTCCTGGTGACCGAGACCAGCGCCGGCTCCCGTGGGTCGAGCAGACCGGCCGGGGTCGGCGCGTCCGGCGCCAGCCGGGCGACCACGTACTCGCCCGGCTGGACGTCGACGGCGAGACGGCGCATCAACCTTCCAGCACCTTCGGGCTCGAGGCGACCTCGGTGCCGTCCGGCAGCGTGGAGATGGTGAAGTCGGCGAACACGTTCTCCGCCGCCTTTTGCAGCTGCCGCAGGCATTCCACGGCCAGCGCGCGGATCTCCACGTCAGCGTGCTCGGTCGCGCGCATGGCCACGAAGTGCCGCCAGGCGCGGTAGTTCCCGGTGACCACGATCCTGGTCTCGGTGGCGTTCGGCAGCACCGCGCGGGCCGCCTGCCTGGCCTGCTTGCGGCGCAGCGTGGCGCTCGGCGCGTCCGCGAACTTGTCCTCCAGCCCGGCCAGCAGGTCGGTGTAGGCGTCCACACTGGCCTGCGCAGCGGCCACGAACTTCTCGTGCAGCTCGGGATCCTGCGCGATCACCTCGGGCTCGACGAAGGCCG includes:
- the thyX gene encoding FAD-dependent thymidylate synthase, which produces MAETVSPKVQLIAKTEFFPPEDVPWSTDADGGQALAEFAGRACYQSWKKPNPKTATNAGYVDHIIEVGHLSVLEHGSVSFYITGISRSLTHELIRHRHFSYSQLSQRYVPERNAAFVEPEVIAQDPELHEKFVAAAQASVDAYTDLLAGLEDKFADAPSATLRRKQARQAARAVLPNATETRIVVTGNYRAWRHFVAMRATEHADVEIRALAVECLRQLQKAAENVFADFTISTLPDGTEVASSPKVLEG